A window from Kovacikia minuta CCNUW1 encodes these proteins:
- a CDS encoding universal stress protein — MFQKILVALDDSPIGDHIFEEALSLAKTMNAALLLLHVLTPMEEGYPLPAIFPRTDSLYLGNEEAVMLFAQQWKDLEKSGLKLLQQLSDRALAAGVTAEFSQNTGDPGRVICKVATTWEADLIVVGRRGHSGLSELFLGSASNYVLHHAPCSVLALQGKLFESES; from the coding sequence ATGTTTCAAAAGATTCTCGTTGCGTTAGATGACTCACCGATCGGTGATCACATCTTTGAAGAAGCATTATCCCTAGCAAAAACAATGAATGCAGCCTTGCTTTTATTGCATGTTCTTACCCCAATGGAGGAAGGCTACCCCCTGCCAGCCATATTCCCCAGAACAGATAGCCTTTATTTAGGAAATGAAGAAGCGGTGATGCTGTTTGCTCAGCAATGGAAAGACTTAGAGAAATCAGGTTTGAAGCTGTTGCAACAGCTCAGCGATCGGGCGTTGGCAGCGGGAGTAACTGCGGAGTTCAGTCAAAATACGGGTGATCCGGGTCGGGTCATTTGTAAGGTTGCGACTACCTGGGAAGCGGATTTAATTGTGGTGGGGCGTCGAGGGCACTCTGGGTTGAGCGAATTATTTTTAGGCAGTGCCAGTAACTACGTTTTGCACCATGCGCCTTGCTCGGTTCTGGCGTTACAGGGAAAACTCTTTGAATCAGAAAGCTGA
- a CDS encoding PstS family phosphate ABC transporter substrate-binding protein — MTQKNDTPALLLAFLITAGLVGGGFWWFTQRSGIGLKSGQTGQTSASDDSTASNRSSNSPTQGTVEGFASVQSVPSGLFNYGGSTSWAPLRLAVDPAIQQARPEFRLRYVEPIGSPPGSSTGIRMLIRDELAFAQSSRPLLNQEYQQAEQRGVKLKQIPVAIDGLAVAVNPSLNIPGLTIAQLQGIYRGQITNWSQVGGPDLKVQPFTRPIQAGGTIELFVEEILQGGAFGANVQTVSTTTEALRKLAANPGGIYFASAPEVVPQCTIKPLPLGRRSGEYVPPYRETLVAPSQCPGQRNQLNVEAFQSGQYPITRSLYVVVKQNGRVEEQAGEAYANFLLTNQGQELIARSGFVKIR, encoded by the coding sequence ATGACGCAAAAAAATGACACCCCTGCTTTGCTTCTGGCATTTTTGATTACAGCGGGACTGGTTGGCGGTGGATTTTGGTGGTTCACCCAAAGGTCTGGGATTGGCTTAAAATCGGGGCAAACGGGGCAAACCTCCGCTTCAGACGATTCAACTGCATCTAATCGTTCCAGCAACTCACCAACCCAGGGCACCGTTGAAGGCTTTGCTTCTGTTCAGAGTGTTCCATCTGGTTTATTCAACTACGGGGGTAGCACCTCCTGGGCACCGCTCCGGTTGGCCGTTGATCCAGCCATTCAGCAAGCCCGTCCAGAATTTCGCCTGCGCTATGTGGAACCGATCGGAAGTCCTCCTGGTTCAAGCACAGGGATTCGCATGCTGATTCGAGATGAATTGGCATTCGCCCAATCTTCTCGCCCCTTGTTAAATCAGGAATATCAGCAGGCAGAACAACGGGGCGTAAAGCTGAAGCAGATTCCTGTGGCGATCGATGGGCTGGCGGTAGCGGTTAACCCCAGTTTGAATATTCCAGGTTTAACGATCGCTCAGCTTCAGGGAATTTATCGGGGGCAGATCACCAATTGGAGCCAGGTGGGAGGTCCAGATCTAAAGGTTCAACCGTTTACCCGCCCAATCCAGGCAGGGGGAACGATCGAGCTATTCGTCGAGGAGATTTTGCAGGGGGGCGCATTTGGAGCCAATGTCCAGACGGTTTCGACGACGACGGAGGCATTACGCAAATTGGCTGCTAATCCTGGTGGAATTTATTTTGCGTCGGCACCAGAGGTTGTCCCCCAATGCACAATCAAACCCCTACCATTAGGACGGAGATCGGGGGAATATGTCCCTCCTTACCGAGAAACCCTGGTTGCCCCTTCCCAGTGTCCGGGGCAACGCAACCAGTTGAATGTCGAGGCTTTCCAGAGTGGGCAGTACCCGATCACCCGCAGTTTATACGTTGTTGTGAAACAAAATGGTCGGGTTGAAGAACAAGCGGGTGAGGCGTATGCCAATTTTTTGCTGACCAATCAGGGGCAGGAATTAATTGCCAGATCTGGGTTTGTCAAAATTCGCTAG
- the trpS gene encoding tryptophan--tRNA ligase produces the protein MAKQRVLSGVQPTGNLHLGNYLGAIRNWVKGQHQYDNFFCVVDLHAITVPHNPATLSADTHAIAALYLACGIDLDCSTIFVQSHVSAHSELTWLLNCITPLNWLTDMIQFKEKAVKQGENVGVGLLDYPVLMAADILLYDADKVPVGEDQKQHIELTRDIVDRLNHQYGKPNQPILKSPAPLISTDGARIMSLTDGTRKMSKSDPSDLSRINLLDPPDVIRNKIKKCKTDPVRGLVFGDPERPECNNLLTLYMLMSGKSKQDVAAECQDMGWGQFKPLLTETTIAHLQPIQDKYKQIMDEPGYLESVLHDGRQKASEIANQTLRRVKVALGYSLPT, from the coding sequence ATGGCTAAGCAACGCGTTCTTTCTGGAGTCCAGCCAACAGGCAATCTCCATCTGGGCAACTATCTGGGTGCCATCCGCAATTGGGTTAAGGGGCAGCACCAGTACGACAATTTCTTTTGTGTTGTGGATTTGCATGCCATTACTGTGCCCCATAATCCCGCTACGTTATCAGCTGATACCCATGCGATCGCTGCCCTCTACCTTGCCTGTGGCATTGATTTGGATTGCTCTACGATCTTCGTCCAGTCCCACGTTTCAGCTCACAGCGAACTCACCTGGTTGCTCAACTGCATCACTCCCCTCAACTGGCTGACCGACATGATTCAGTTTAAGGAAAAAGCCGTGAAGCAGGGCGAGAACGTTGGCGTGGGGCTGCTGGACTACCCGGTGCTAATGGCAGCGGACATTCTGCTTTACGATGCAGACAAAGTGCCTGTAGGTGAGGACCAGAAGCAGCATATTGAATTGACCCGCGATATCGTCGATCGCCTGAATCACCAGTATGGCAAGCCCAACCAGCCGATTTTGAAATCCCCCGCTCCCCTGATTTCGACAGACGGTGCTCGCATCATGAGTCTGACCGATGGCACCAGGAAAATGTCCAAGTCTGACCCATCGGATTTAAGTCGAATTAATTTGCTAGACCCACCGGATGTAATTCGGAACAAAATTAAGAAGTGCAAAACCGATCCGGTGCGGGGATTGGTTTTCGGCGACCCAGAACGTCCCGAATGTAATAACCTGCTGACCCTGTATATGCTGATGTCGGGCAAGTCAAAGCAGGACGTTGCCGCAGAATGTCAGGACATGGGCTGGGGCCAGTTTAAACCCCTGCTGACGGAAACAACGATCGCCCACCTCCAACCCATCCAGGACAAGTACAAGCAAATCATGGATGAACCAGGATATCTGGAATCCGTCCTGCACGATGGACGGCAGAAGGCATCCGAAATCGCCAATCAAACACTCCGAAGAGTCAAAGTCGCCTTAGGTTATTCCCTGCCCACCTGA